TGTAATCAGACGGGACACTGGCTCCATGATGGCCCacaacccccaccaccacccactgCGGGAGTGCCCCTACCCCTTCGACCTTGTCATGTGTGTTTGGCTGGCGGTCCTGGGACCTCGGCGGTATGTTAGGAGTTAAAACAATTATTCTTGCTCATATCACAGCGTCTTTTGTGTAAATCACAACCTCCACTGAAGAGAGAGTGACTGGAAAATCCTGGGATGACTGCTAGGCCAGCACCACACCCTAAATCTTCTTTGAGATGATGTTTACAGGTTTATCATTAgctgattaaatatttatcagaAGTAGAATTGAGTTATTGAATTGTTGTAAAAGCGAGAGTCCAGAATGAGCACAAACGATGAGCGAGCTCCTTCACGGTGACAGTTTGAGGGTTGTCAGATAAACAACCATCACTGATCAGGTTAGTCTGAAACCCCTGACCCTGGACTGGCCTGTCTGCTGTTAGTTTGACCCTTAACCTCTCCTTTTGTCTTTCAGACACAACATGCAGGACaaccaaagcacacacacacacacacacacacacatttacttgGCCTCTTATCCTTGACAGCTCTTACAGTCATATTAAGATCTACTTCAGTGATTTCAGGGCTGTTTCAGCCATAAACTCTCATTTAGGGGGAAATTAGCTTGGGTCTGTGTCTTGTTACTAAACTGTGCTTAACAGCATCAGAGCATTCTTCTGGCTTTTAAATAACAGCAAGGATGGATAGTACCATTCAAATAAACCTCTACCATCCTACTTTGTTGCACCATATCTAATGGCCAAGCATCCATTGTTTTACATAATTGTGCTGCCATTGTGCTATCCTTTTAGTGCCATAATGTTCTTACTAATTCCAATTTCAGATACTTATGCTTAAGTATATTGAGATATGCTGGAAAAAATGGTTTTATACACACACCAACTAATTTCTCAATGATGTCCTCTGACCTTTCTAGTCCTACTTAGTCTATTGCAGCTCTAAAAACAACAGAGCTTTGCAAAGCCTTGGAGTAAATGAAATACCCCACAGGATCAGGCacagtttaatatttatttaaaaatgaacattgcATTGATCTGAGCTCCCTCTATTATCCATAGCCTGCCACTGTAATAGCTGTTTCACAAGCACCATGCTAGTCAGGACGGTCAGAGATGTTCCCCTATATACTGCCATGGAGACGAAGCACCATCGGACGCTTGGAGACCAACCATAATCAACTTTACCAATTACACTCCATCTCAGACCACTTATTCCACACAAAATGACATCAGTAATGCTGGACATCACACAAGTGCCTCTCAGAGTTCGCCAAAGGACTccaaatacacatttatatattcAAACTAATAGTTCAGACTGTAATGAAATAAGCTTTGAATGAGTCTTtgatgtcttttaaaaaaagcttgtttttcaAGAGTAATTGTTCTGCCTAGCTGTGCAGTAGTTTTAGCATTAaatacagcagaaacacaacaacagaaaaataaataaataaaattaataataaaaaaggtcTCCAGGCTAAAtgagtgacatttaaaaatatctgaatcttttttaaatttttttttatgtggtgtCTAAATTGtgtacacaacaacaaaaaaagtgtaCTTGTTGTAtgtgctttgtgtctgttttaagaaaacacagagaggagaaggaaaaactgTAGAGGGTAGCCAAGGGAAtttagagtttgtgtgtgtgtgtgtgtgttgggaggtGGGGGACTCGGTGGGGGACtcggttgggggggggggtgttgggaGATAACGATAAGCACCACTTAGGCTCTTTGATCACAAAGGTTCATCAATCTACTGTCCGAGCAGTGTGTCTGAGAAAGTCCTCCATAGatggattacacacacacacacacaggctgtgttTAATATTACTTTACCACTTTGCCCAAAGCTTTACTCTCCCAGCTAACTCCCAGCCATACAGAGGTCATCACGAAGCTCTGTTACTGTACAAGCAAGCATGAAGCAATGCAATCCATCTTCAGAGCTGGAGGCCCCTGAGCTCTTGCTCTTCCTCCCccgcctctctttctctcctcatccCGGCTGGAGTTTGACTGGAGACGAAGGGTTAAGGAGGAGCAGCTTGAAGAGCGGCCTTCTTAACCTCCGACCTCATggtgtatgagagagagaagggaagaaagaaaaagaggggagaCAAGGAGTCCTGACAACTTGTAACTCAAAGGGCTttgtaattaaatataaatacgCTGGTGTTGAAGTTGAATGATTTTAGAACCTTTGGAAATCAATCTTTCTGTGTTGACGTCTGTGCGTTGTAAACTCTGAGCAGGTGTAAGGCGTTAAGTTGGCTGTGAGATACACAACATGAAATGCCAGGAGAGGAAGGATGGTGAATGGTGACCTGTAGGGGAATCTAAGAGAAAAGGGGGGGACCACCAACACACCCCAACCTTTCTTTGTCCTCCATCCCAGCAGACCTCTCCCCGCTGTGGGCAGCGTTGTCAGTGAGGGGGTCCAGCTGGTGAAGACTGGAGATGCCAAACAACCTGTCAGAgataagaggaggaggacaacgTATACACAgcaccccaacacacacagcgCTCTGGAGGGGGTTGCTGCTAAATGGAGACACGGGGGTCCCTTTCACTTGATAAAACAGCATAATACACACTGTTACACTTTGAAACCATACTCTCACATGGTTCAATGGCATTTTCAGACACGTTTGAAACATGAATTTGGGAAAAGGGGGCAGGCTAGTTTTCTTATCAGGTCCTTCATATTCATACATGCAATGAAACTGATAAGCTGCACAACACTTAAGAGTTTCCACTCCCGAGGTGCTGAAGAACTTTAAATAACCCAGCGGGAATGTTGATggtttttctctgctctgtttgttgtgTATGCACAAAGAAGAACATGACAACCAATTGACTGGAGCAAATTTCtctaaaatatattcaatttCTGTgtataaatctgtttttatttccgtagaacagaaaatgtttgtttatcaCAACTATTATTCACCATTTGAAGGAGGGCAAAACCAGAAACAAATCTTCGAAGAGAAACAAATATCTCTGAATAACGCGGTCTTCTTTCACAAGTTAACAACAAAGTCATCTTTACAAATCTAGAGTAATAAATAGAAGGGAAAAAGtctataaaacacaaacattttcatcgTTACggctcactgtcacacacatactctctctcacacacacatcgaaTACAACAAGGAATGATGAGGATCTGCTGTCAAACTGAGGGTGCCATGTTAGAGCACCGTCTCACATGTTACTGCATGTATAACCCCTggagagaaatataaaaactgcttcatgacaaaaaaattaaacatctcAATTTGTGTGCTTGAAAAAAGccacaaatgtttgtttgccGTTGGCTGTAGGGATGAAGCTTAAACCCTACTCTGCAGGGAAATGTAGTCAAAGTAATATGACAGAGACCAATTTAGATTTAAGTAAAGAGACTGATAAAGAGCAGGTTGACAGcactgtatttctttgtttgctgaGACATCATTGTACCTCAAGGATCAACACTGGACTCATGAATaattcagaaacaaacaaaaatgggCCATCACATCTATAACACGCTACGCTACAACTCTGACTGGTCAGCTGGGGATAACAGAGAGGTGCGTGCGCATTGGGTGGCTGCCATTGAGTGGAGAAAGCTTCATTGGTCAGTCATGGGTGACTGAGAGGAAAGTGGTGACAGCTGTGTGATGTTGAGTTGTGCATTTACCCAGAATGCAGTGGAAACAGTGTTTACAGGTCTTTCAGGCTATGGTACGGTCTAAAAAAGCTGTTTATCTCCATGGTGCAGCGCCTGCAGCTACCACTGCCTGTCCTGTTGGAAATGAACTCATAGGATCCTTGAGCTGAGTTGACACAGGCTTTACATACAAACGCGCACACCAGCATatacacatgcgcacacacaacacTTGCCTTTTCCCCTTCGCTGAGACTGAGCATGGAGCTGTACTTTGCTCCAGAAAGAGCTCTCCTAAAGAGAAAAATGTCTCCCTTGGGCTCTGCTGTGAGAGCTGAGATTATTTTGGTCAGTAAATGTTACTGCCTGTCTGACACTGGGTCACAATTTACAAACTTGACAATGCAAGTGGGAGTCATGGAGGGGAAGTGCTCTTCAGTCTGGCCTGAACAGAGCTCACAGTGCAAACCTTTGGATGACACCAGTCTGGGAATTTTGAAAACATGATAAACCGCGACTTTgattgtgctgcttttttttttttttgtttgtttttttggtaaATGTTCGAAGTTTCGCAAATGTCCACTCCTTCACAATCCACTGCTCCATCCAGCACGGGGAAGAAATATGGAAGAAACCTCTTCACACAGCACAAGATCACACTTTTCACAATTATTTTACAAAGGTAATATTGTATTTAGCCCGTCTGCAGCATCTttcagaaaagcagaaagaaggCTCAATGAGTTTGAGACTCTCTGTCCACTAAGCAGTCTTTCAGGTACGTCCTCTGGATCCGTTCGGAGGCTGCGCTCCACTCAGGCACTCCacatctgatgtgtgtgtgtgtctctagtGTGTGGTAAAGAGGAGGGGACAGGTTGGGCGTATAGCGGGGATACTCTCGGAGAGGAGGGCTGAGCTGCCTGCTGTGAATAGGTTGGGAGCTCTGAGATGGAGGCCCAGAGCTCTGGCTTTGATAGGGGTCGTGGGTGATGTGCTCTCCCAGTGGTGGTGAGCTCTGGTGGTCTATGGCGCTGAGTCGGGAGCCCTGGGGGCTGGAGCTGTAGGGAGGATGGGGGGTATAAGGTGGGTAGGGTTCCATGGGAGTCATGGCAGAAGGGAGAGGGCAGGTGTATGACCAGGACGTACAGTTGAGTTCATCCAGTCGGGGCTCTGAGCTGGCAAACATGCACGCTTGACGCTGTCCCATGTCGGAGCTGTAGGGGGAGTCAGTGAGACCCAGGGCAGTGTTGTTGGGGAGGCCAGGCGGAGGAGGGTAGGAGGACCGGTGGTAGTAAGACTCCTCTTCACTTGGTGAGCTACCACTGAAGGATTTCTTGTAGGGGTGGGGGCGAATTCCTGATGGGCCGTTTCCCTCCactacagacagagagagaatatgCTTTTCACATGTGTGGAAGAGAAAATTTCCCTCTATAGTTAGTTTAGTGTTTATGTTCCTCAAAAAAAGTACTCAAATTTGCTCTTTTACACTagaaatgcaattttttacCACTGAtatcaataataattatttcattcaaGCAAAGCCCAGACCTACTGTGAAGTCAGTGTGCCAACTGCAAACCTCATAgatgagatttaaaaagaatTGTCAGGTGAactatttttaatatattttttgatttcCATTCACTTAGTTACTAAACCACTCTGAAGAGACTCCAAATatgaaatttacaaaaaaaaatatatatttttttttaagtagtttCATATTACTGTAACAAGCACGATTATTACTTCCTTTACAATTAACTaagataaataaacattttaacaaaaactcATGGATGCAATACTTGAGATAAGAGTTTAGATGATTGTCAGCAATAACTGTGTATATGTGTCAACAGGAAAAACCATGTAAAATGACAGATTCTTTAGTTCACTGTGAAAATTTTACTCCAGAAGCAGAAAACAGGGATTATCAgtttttgtgctgctgattttcagaatttgaataaacacaaattaGGGAGTGTCATGGCATCcataaatcattttcaaagtgaattcttgtgtttacttgttTTTATGTTATGAGATTTTGGCAGTAGCTCTTTTTGCACCGTTCACAGCAAAGACACACGGCTTCCTCTTACCTTTCTTCTTGGTGCAGTGGTAAACCTGTGGCTGGTGGCCGTGCTGCAGTGGAGGATGAGGCAGGGGGTAATGCGTGGGGGGAGCATTAAGCAGTTCCTGGGGACTGGCGCTGCTGTTCAAGCCGTTCTCACAGCTGTAGGGCGATCCAACAGTCTCGGGGGAGCCTCTCAGACCCCGCCCCTCCGCGCTGAAGGGACTCCCGGTGGAGCAGGCTCTCTGACGGACAGTGCTGCGGGGGACCACAGGGTAGTCCTTCCTGAAACGGAAAGATAGGTACAACTATTTATATCTGATGTTGTTAAGGCCTTACCTAAGCTGCACAAAACTCAAAGCTGCCTTTCCAGACTCAGTGCAGGTATTCATGGCAGATTAAATTCTGCAGGCTTGTACTGTTTGTGGTCTTCtatccttttcttttctttcaagtCTCCATCCTTTCAGTTCTGATCTCTCTCTGAACACACTGCCCTCTCTGTGAACTCTGCGGTATGTAGGGGACAGCAGGCCACATCTCCCTGACTCTTGCTGAGACAGTGACACACACTccttcacccacacacacacacagtcagtgctgTTGTGAGATAATTCGCTGCTCTAAAAATAAACTTCCATCCATGTGTCACTTCAGATagactcctctcctctccataACACACGGCTGTTGCCTTTATACCTCcgtctctccttccctctcgtTCCTCGCCCTTCACTCAGTAACAGCTTCTCCCATTGGCTTGCCAAAATCTCTAAACTGATGAGCAGTGGGAGTCTAATAGATTGGCAGCATTGTAGTCTATCAGTGCAGCTTAGGAGCTGATGCTCAGTGTTAGCCCCAAACCTCTGGACGAGGTTTTGAGGTGGTCTGAGATCAACCTGAGGTGACAATGGTTCACATACTATACACATACTTATACTACTTGGCTCtgttcaaacacacattcacgcacATCCACATCTTGGACCATATGTACCTCATCATAACAACCATCCCCcctgggtgagggagggagagagggaagaacaGATTTGTTTCCTATGAGTgctgaaaatcacaaacatacTGATTAAACCAACACACATGCTAATAAAGCTGTACTTACCCTTGCAGCTTGGCCATGCGATGCAGCTCATTGTCATCACTGCCTCTGAAGCCCTTCGCAAAAGGATTATTCTCAATCTTCAACTGTGTGATCTGAGGGTGAAACACAAAACCTTTTACTCACACACTATTAGAACACAGAACTCTCACAGGCccagataaaaacacagattcatgcatggacagacagacatgagcATAAAAGCATATTCAGTCTTGAACTTTTCTCTTCATTGACTGGAAGTCAATAGTTTACTATTAGTCAGAGGCCCTGCAGATGTTAAAAGCAGTCCCACCGAAGCTCCACGCGGCCAACATTCCTCAGACGCTGACGTTTCCAACGGAGTGGACAGTGTTCTCGCCAGCTGACACAGAATAAACTGTTTACCCAAACACTCGCCAGGTTTAAGGATTTCAGGCCAAAGCTTTTAGAGGTCTGAAGCTGAGAGCTTTGATGTTAAGTCCTAAAACTTTTCTCACTGATGTCATGCAGGGAAACCTTTGTGTTATGAAGAATTTCACTTGGCTAAAGACTATGCCCATCACCGAGAAGGCAAGCATACTGGAGACCAGACCCAAGTTGGGTCCAAACAAACTCCCAAGTGTTGATAATACCGTAATCAACCTCCCCCGTAATACATGCTCTACTGCTCTAATTTCTATactgaacaaaaaaatccaaataagtAAACAAATGTGGCATCAAATCCAtatctgtgtgtctatgtatcTATTTATTAATATAGACAAATGACATGATGAACTACAGAGCTTTGCTTAGTAATAGCTCagaaaattcaaattaattagCTAAAAAGCCAGCACTACTTCTACCACAACATtatataaatgcaaataaatatacgtgtgtgtgtgtctaacaaaattttcacttttctaattttaacttttttgATACAGTAATTCAAAAACTGGGTAATGTTGCTGCCAAGATATACTTtggaaaaattaagaaaaaagtaaacactAAATTGGGTGGAAAAATCTGAGttgacttttatttatattatatatgatttgttttgaaaagtgaTCACATTGGCGCTATCTTCTGAAAAGTTTATCAGCAGAGTTCAAGGTTTAAGGCTTCAGCAATCAGTCTCtgtcagacagagacaaaggagACAGGATCAGCCAAGATCAAGGCAAAGACACAGGTCATTACAGACCAACACTTACACgtgctctctctgtcactctctcacacacacacacacacacacacacacacacacgtaattTATTTTTAGGGCATGTTTACAAATACTCAGTGggacacataaacaaataagaTGCAAATTGACTTGCTGGACACAAAATGCAGactataacaaaaacaaaaaaagaatgactGTATGGGACCAAATGTGACCCAGTGACCGAAACTTCATGCACTTATCTGATAGGTCACACATTTGACAGCTGAACAGATGTGATATGTATGCACCAGAGTTTGAGAAACTTTTCCATAATTTTTGAAATAATCAAAATTGCCTACAGATCCTGGCCTGGAGGAAACCAGGACACTTCATATTCAAACCAGTTGAAGTATTAACATTGTCATTATATTCTTGGCAGGACTTGCAGTGTGTCTATGCTATTTAAAACTCACAGTGATGTTACTTTATTTCTACGTTTTAAAAACCTCCATTATCTTACTGTAATAAAGAGCGTGTCAGCGGCATCCCTTTGAAACTTGTTCCTGACCTTTCCCACGGGCTCGTCTGTGTGCAGACCTACCTTGTGGTTCTGGTAGGACGTCACAGCGATGAAGGCAGTCTCAGAGAAGACGTGGGTGCAGAAAGCTGTGTTTTTGGAGCCAAAGCCGTTGTTCTCGTCCGCCTTGACGATATGGAGACGAGGCTGGTATTTGTGCATAGAGTTGAGTATTATCTGCACGGGGGAGGGAGTGAGAAGGTGAAACTGACAGagctgtctccctgtctcctggACTGGAGACCACATGAGGTTTAGGTCCACCTACTGTCAAGATACTCTGATTTCTTAGCTGACAAAGATTCTTGCTTTACATGAGCAGAGCAAAAGGAAAGTAACTCAACATGAAAAATGAGTGATTTTTGCTGACATGGTCTCCATCCAAGAAGTGACTAGCCGAGATTTAAAAATTCTGTGGCCatgaatcagaaaaaaaaataactaagtACTATTGAtgtttcacattattattattattattattattattattatgcctGCTTTGGCTAGAAGAATTGCCAATAATGACTTCGGAAGATCTTATTTTCTTATAAACGATTGGTGAATCATATAATACTGATCCAATATGACATTCGGGACCATCTTCTGACCCCAGTTACATAAAACCAAATTCACTGGACAAGCTATTAAGGCCTAGATTTAAACAATATAATTTGATGTTCCTGTTCACTGATCATTAACCTGCAGATAGCTCAGGGgactttcactttgtttcatcTTTAAAGGTTTGGGGACCTCTTAAATCACACAAGCTCTCCCAGTTAATCTGGCCTGGAAGCACCAGCCATGTAAAACTATAATCAACTGTTGGTCTGAACTATTCCCCATGACCCCGTTTGCTAATGTGGGGGACTCAGTTTAATCGCAGTGCCATGTCCGTCAGCTAATGGACTTTAATGTCAATGAAATGGTTTCTGACAGGGAGACGTTTGTTTCTGGTGCAGAGCGCACTGCACTGCGGAAGGTATGGACGACTGTCCTGTGGACTGCAGGGGACCTGGTGTATCAGTGTGAGGACTCAGTGAGTCTGCAGTGTGTAAGTGTGCTGGACTACAGTTTAAGCACCCATCCCCTTCAATAAAAACCTCCCTGAGTTATTTATCTAAAACGCAGAATGTGCATGTTAGCATTTGTTTCCTCACTCGCTGTTTTTAAAGCAGGTTTTATTtggaacacagacacacttgttTCGTCTGTAGACAAGCAGGAAACCACCACAAGTGCCACTGAGACTCACGTGTCCAAACGGGTCCAGGTGGTTGTTGGTGAGTTTGAGTTTCTGGAAGGAGACGAGCTGGCGGCTCCAGTGCGCTCCGGTGGCCGGAGAGTCCGGGTGGACGTAGAGCCGCCCCGGCATCGCGGGCTCCGCCTTCCCCGTGATCGACCTGAAGGGCCGGGCAGAAAGGGTCAGACCGTGAGACTCAGTGGGTCCGTTTCCTTGCTGTGCTGGAGAAAAGTCATAATCTGGCCTATTCGGGCCTGAAGAGCtaacaaataaaacaggcaAATGAAGGCAAAACAAACGGGAACCTCTAAAATGTTGTTAACAATTCCACAGACCaagtccaacacaaacacacacacacaaacagcctccAGGCTGCAGCACCGACTTCACTACGGACACCGAGCTGATCGGGGCTCCAGCAGCCGGTGGCCGAGCCTCCGTGTCGGGGTGAGTTTGTCCTCCGTGTCCGCTGCGCCGGCAGAGCATCGGTGACTCTCACTGCAGTCAGTGATTTCACCCCGCAGCACAACACGCTGCACGACGGGAGACTTTAATCCGGTCTGTGCCGTCTGTCCGCCCGGTGAACCCTTCACAGTCTGATCCGACCGGCGGGCAGACACCGGGGGCAAACACGGGGAACTAGGCCACCGCGATCTGCGGCAGGGAGCCGACAGGCGGAGGGTTTAAACCTGCAGCACGGGCTGTTGGGCACTTTAACACGGCCTCATTGGAACAACAGCAGTGGCCTCTTATAATAACATGGAAACAAGGTGGCAAATtcatatatattcattcattcatattaaaatgatttttgatttcATAGCCCAACACTAAGATAGATTTACTGCTTTATATATCTGCGGGCCAGTTATAATAATGAAACTATAGAGACTAATATAATGAAAACTAATACTAGATGATACTTGGTTACACAACCTATCACTGGTACGAACCATTTGTTGTCTGCGAATTTGTAGCGATGGTCGTCCCCGGGAACAATGTCCATGAGGAGGATGTACTTGGTCTTTGGATTGAGGCCTGTGACCTTAACCTTGTAGCTGGGGAACATCCTCCTACAGgaacatttagaaaaaacacaaatggatTTAGATCAGTAAAGCACCTTATGTTagatggcaataaaaaaaaaatgcacagccTTTTACGCTCCCCTGAGACCAAATGTTCCCTTGGGGGCTTTTTGCGACATCCACATCCTGTCCCAGAAAAACTGCCATTCATGAAAAATCCCTCTCCATTCAATCCTCGTGTTTTAGTTAAGAGCATAgtgtaatgaaaagaaaaaaatcaaccacaaaaaaatgataaatcaaaTACACCTTGAGTCAAAATCTATTTTATCCAGTCAACAGAGTTATTCATTCCTCCTACCTCCCAGCCTTAGTGATGATCATTTCAGTTCCCACTTC
The nucleotide sequence above comes from Echeneis naucrates chromosome 9, fEcheNa1.1, whole genome shotgun sequence. Encoded proteins:
- the tbx5b gene encoding T-box transcription factor TBX5b is translated as MSCPATSSTTSFQWDMANGGDQFGLAGRPASDCMDPPEETKEDNPSYTLNSPASPQTASSQQGMDGIKVFLHDRELWTKFDEVGTEMIITKAGRRMFPSYKVKVTGLNPKTKYILLMDIVPGDDHRYKFADNKWSITGKAEPAMPGRLYVHPDSPATGAHWSRQLVSFQKLKLTNNHLDPFGHIILNSMHKYQPRLHIVKADENNGFGSKNTAFCTHVFSETAFIAVTSYQNHKITQLKIENNPFAKGFRGSDDNELHRMAKLQGKDYPVVPRSTVRQRACSTGSPFSAEGRGLRGSPETVGSPYSCENGLNSSASPQELLNAPPTHYPLPHPPLQHGHQPQVYHCTKKKVEGNGPSGIRPHPYKKSFSGSSPSEEESYYHRSSYPPPPGLPNNTALGLTDSPYSSDMGQRQACMFASSEPRLDELNCTSWSYTCPLPSAMTPMEPYPPYTPHPPYSSSPQGSRLSAIDHQSSPPLGEHITHDPYQSQSSGPPSQSSQPIHSRQLSPPLREYPRYTPNLSPPLYHTLETHTHIRCGVPEWSAASERIQRTYLKDCLVDRESQTH